Proteins encoded together in one Ptiloglossa arizonensis isolate GNS036 chromosome 9, iyPtiAriz1_principal, whole genome shotgun sequence window:
- the Fabp gene encoding fatty acid binding protein isoform X1 — protein sequence MPAEQFLGKRYKLFSSENFDEFMKALGVGLMTRKMGSSVSPVVELTENNGLYTLKTTSPFKNSEIKFKLGEEFDEETPDGRKVKSICTLEENKLVQIQKSDKQTTIERVFTPTEMKAIMKVDDIICTRVYKVEK from the exons atgCCGGccgaacaatttcttggaaaGAGGTACAAGCTGTTCAGCAGCGAGAATTTCGACGAATTCATGAAGGCACTCG gcGTAGGTTTGATGACGCGTAAAATGGGTAGCAGCGTGAGTCCTGTGGTTGAATTAACGGAGAACAATGGGCTCTACACGCTGAAAACGACTAGTCCGTTTAAGAACTCGGAAATAAAATTCAAGCTCGGCGAAGAGTTCGATGAGGAAACACCGGATGGAAGGAAAGTAAAGAGCATCTGTACTTTGGAAGAAAATAAACTCGTTCAAATACAGAAGAGCGACAAACAAACCACAATCGAGAGAGTATTCACACCAACGGAAATGAAAGCG ATCATGAAAGTCGACGATATAATATGCACAAGAGTATATAAAgtcgaaaaataa
- the Fabp gene encoding fatty acid binding protein isoform X2, producing MLSAFYGKRYKLQSSENFDELMKALGVGLMTRKMGSSVSPVVELTENNGLYTLKTTSPFKNSEIKFKLGEEFDEETPDGRKVKSICTLEENKLVQIQKSDKQTTIERVFTPTEMKAIMKVDDIICTRVYKVEK from the exons ATGCTCTCGGCCTTTTATGGAAAGCGTTACAAGCTGCAatccagcgaaaactttgacgaaTTGATGAAAGCTTTAG gcGTAGGTTTGATGACGCGTAAAATGGGTAGCAGCGTGAGTCCTGTGGTTGAATTAACGGAGAACAATGGGCTCTACACGCTGAAAACGACTAGTCCGTTTAAGAACTCGGAAATAAAATTCAAGCTCGGCGAAGAGTTCGATGAGGAAACACCGGATGGAAGGAAAGTAAAGAGCATCTGTACTTTGGAAGAAAATAAACTCGTTCAAATACAGAAGAGCGACAAACAAACCACAATCGAGAGAGTATTCACACCAACGGAAATGAAAGCG ATCATGAAAGTCGACGATATAATATGCACAAGAGTATATAAAgtcgaaaaataa
- the LOC143150856 gene encoding uncharacterized protein LOC143150856 yields MFDTEKFIEEIEKRPAIYDVNRSEYNDRNAKMTAWDEVCQVMVPNWARLTDEERNVEEKNLRGKWRNIRDYFMKELKLQKSQKLGPAGRKRKKYMYFDQLLFLMPTVENKRSVGVTLSNCKSEESEGEVDNPVIEEYDVPLAHAAPTITTGREYLQPGASYKMCPRYPKQLCETSFTSFDNEIHDMLSSHSSQRVAYDEDDYDKMFLLSLLPIIRQVPEEKKLDVRIQMQQVLALALRPPDNNQ; encoded by the exons ATGTTCGATACGGAAAAATTTATcgaggaaatagagaaacgaccgGCAATTTACGATGTGAATCGTAGCGAGTACAACGACCGTAACGCCAAGATGACCGCGTGGGACGAGGTCTGCCAGGTGATGGTACCGAATTGGGCGCGCTTGAcggacgaggagagaaacgtagaag AGAAAAATTTACGAGGAAAGTGGAGAAACATTCGCGACTATTTCATGAAGGAGCTCAAGCTTCAGAAGTCGCAGAAATTGGGACCAGCTGGtcggaaacgaaagaaatacatGTATTTCGATCAGCTGTTGTTCCTTATGCCAACGGTGGAGAATAAACG AAGCGTCGGAGTGACGTTAAGTAATTGCAAATCCGAGGAAAGCGAGGGCGAAGTTGATAATCCGGTGATCGAGGAATACGACGTACCATTGGCCCACGCCGCTCCTACCATTACGACGGGCAGGGAGTATCTTCAACCGGGCGCATCCTATAAAATGTGTCCCCGTTATCCGAAGCAGCTTTGCGAGACGTCGTTCACGTCCTTCGATAACGAAATTCACGATATGCTGTCCTCGCACAGCAGCCAACGCGTTGCTTACGACGAGGACGATTACGACAAAATGTTTCTGCTCTCCTTATTGCCGATCATTCGACAAGTACCGGAAGAGAAGAAACTGGACGTGAGGATACAGATGCAACAAGTTTTGGCCCTGGCGCTACGTCCTCCGGACAATAATCAATGA